Sequence from the Clostridium butyricum genome:
TTTAACAAAATAAAAACAATGTCTCTATCAAGATGTATTCTTGATGAGGCATTATTTTTTTGATTATATTTATAGAATTTTAAAAGAATATTAATTATATGAAAGTAGTAAATATAAATAAGTAAAGTATTAAGATTACTTGCTAAATTATCAAGAAAAAGGTTATACTTAAAGTAAATGAAATATCTTCACCTGAAGTTTTGAATACGTTTAACAAAAGGTGGAGTTGTATTTGAAATAGTATTTATTAGAAATTGATTTTTAGTAAAATAATTAGTTTTGTGTATAGGGGGATAATTATGAATCTGGATTATAGTATGAAAATGACGCAGCAGCAAAGGATGATTATGACTCAGAATATGCAGCAGTCAATTAAGCTTTTACAAATGTCTCTTCATGATTTAAGAGAATATATAGATAATGAATATTCAGAAAATCCTATTTTAGAAATAAATGAACAGAGCAGCCAAAGCGAAGAAATACAAAACAATAATTTAATAGATAAATATAATGCTGAAAAAATAGCAGAAGAAATGGATTATGATAGTTACAAAGATAAGCCTGAAAGATCATACTCAAATGAAGATGTTTCACCATTTAATTTTATAGAGGAAAAGAAATCATTAAAAGAATATCTATACGAACAGTTATTAGAATCTGATGAAGAACAGTATACAATAATGATAGCTAAATATATTATTGAATCTTTGGATGGAAGAGGATATTTAGAAATATCAATGGAAGAATTAGCGACGGAATTAAGAATTTCTACAGATGACGTTGAAAAAGGATTAAAACTTGTTCAATCATTAGAACCTTATGGAATTGGTGCAAGAAATATAAAAGAATGTTTAATTATACAGAGTATTAATCTAAATATATTAGATGATAATATAGAAAGAATAATTTTAGATCATCTTGAAGAAGTAGCGGAAAACAAATATGAACTTATAGGAAAAGCATTGAAAATTTCACCTAGAGAGGCTCAAAGATATGGTGATATAATTAAAAAGTTAGAACCGAAACCTTCAAGAGGTTTTTATACGGGAGAAGAAGTAAGTTATATAATTCCTGATGCTGAAATCAAGAATATAGATGGAGAATTTTTTATCATAATGAATGAAGGCGTGCTTCCAAAGCTTATAATAAATAAAACTTACAGAGATGTTTTGAAAAATGGAAAAGATACTGAAATAAATAGCTATGTAAAAGAAAAAATTAATAAAGCAATGTTTTTGATAAAGGCTATAGATGATAGAAAAAATACTTTATATAAAGTTTTGGAATGTCTGATTGATAAACAAAAAGAATTTTTTGAAAGAGGATATTCATATATTAAGCCTTTAACATTACGAGAAGTTTCAAGTGAGCTGGATGTTCATGATTCTACTATAAGCAGAACCATTAAAGATAAGTATATATTGACAAGTTATGGAACTATTAAAATAAAGGATCTATTTCCAAGCGGAATAACTAATAATACATTAGAAGATTTATCTACTGTAAAAATAAAAAATGAAATAAAAAAGATTATACAAGAGGAAAATAAGAGCAAGCCATTATCAGATCAGTCTATAAGTCTTATATTAAAGGAGAATAATATTAAAATATCGAGACGAACAGTTGCAAAATATAGGGAAGAACTTGGGATAAAATCATCTTCTATGAGGAAAAGGTTATAATATTCTATTAAGGCATTCAAAAAATAAAGCAAAACAATATTTTTTATTATGTATGTATTTAATAAATTTGATAAATACTAAAAAGGAAGAAAAGTCATATAAAAAATCTTGAAAAATTATTGAATATTTGTTTTATAAAATTTGAATGCCTGTTTTATTGCTGTATGCCTTAAATAGCAATAAAACATATAAAAGGATAATACATATAAGATTACATAATTTTATACAAAATATATTCAAAGTTAATCCTAAATGGTGAAAATTTTTAAATAATTAAAAAAATTTCACATAAGGGGTTTAAAATTTCCTAAAGGTGTTCTATAATAATAGATGTGGGACATAATAAAATGATATGGGACACATAATGACCAAAGGAGTGTTTAAGTTGCAGGAAATATTAGAATTACAGAAAAAGATAGTTCCTGAGCTTGTAAATACTTTAGAAAAAAGGTATAACGTACTCAGAACAATCTATCATAATGAACCTATTGGCAGAAGAAGTCTTGCTGAAAAGTTAAATACTGGTGAGAGAACTGTTAGAACAGAAATAGGTTTTTTAAAAGAACAAGAACTTATAGAAATAAATCCTGCTGGAATGAAAGTTACTGATGATGGAGAAGAAATTATCAATAAATTGAAAGATTTTATCCATGAAATAAAAGGACTTTCAGAAGTGGAAGAAAAAATAAAGTCTTTGTTGAATTTAAAAAAGGTAATTATTGTTCCGGGAGATGTTGAGGAAAATCCTTTAGTCTTAAAAGATTTGGGAAAAGCTTGTGCGAATTATGTAAAGGATGTACTGGAAGATAATTCAATTGTCGCTCTTACAGGAGGAAGTACATTAAAAGAAGTAGTGGAAGCATTTCCGAAAGTAACAAATTTATCTAATATTCAAGTGGTACCTGCAAGAGGTGGTATGGGCAAAAATGTTGAAACTCAAGCAAATACATTAGCTGCATCACTAGCTAAAAAACTTAATGGTACTTATAAAATGCTTCATATATCAGAAAACTTAAGTTTAGATATCATAGATAATTTACTTAAGGAAGAGGCTGTTAAAGCAGTTATAGATACTATACATAAAGCTGATATACTAATGTATGGTGTGGGAAATGCTGTTCAAATGGCTAGAAAAAGAGGAGTTCCAGAAGATGAAATTAAAAATTTAATTGATAATGGAGCTGTAGGAGAAGCGTTTGGATGTTATTTTAGTAAAGATTCTAAAATTATTTCAGAAACTACCGCAATTGGTATTAAAATCAACAATGCCAGAAAAATAAAAACGCATATTGCAGTAGCTGGCGGGAATAATAAAGTTGAATCGATTATTGCAACTGAATATAATGACTCTACTGGTGTATTGGTTACAGATGAAGCTGCAGCTAATGGAATACTAGAAAAGTTACAAGAGTTCAGTTCTTAAAGTAGTTTGTAAAATTTATTTTTATAAAATTTTAAAATAAATATAATAAAAGCATTATTAGGAGGTAATTGATATGGTAAACGTAGCAATTAATGGTTTTGGAAGAATAGGAAGATTAGCTTTAAGATTAATGATTAACAACCCTGAATTTAACGTGGTTGCAATCAACGACTTAACAGATGCTAAAATGTTAGCACACTTATTTAAATATGACTCAGCTCAAGGTAGATTCGATGGAGAAATCGAAGTTAAAGAAGGAGCTTTCGTAGTAAACGGAAAAGAAATTAAAGTTACTGCAAACTCTAACCCAGCTGAATTACCATGGGGAGAATTAAACGTAGATATCGTATTAGAATGTACTGGATTCTTTGCTTCAAAGAAATCAGCTTCAGCTCACATCACTGCAGGTGCTAAGAAAGTTGTTATTTCAGCTCCAGCTGGAAACGACCTACCAACAGTAGTTTACAATGTAAACCACGACATCTTAAAAGCAGAAGATACAGTAATCTCAGGTGCATCATGTACTACAAACTGCTTAGCTCCAATGGCTAAAGCATTAAACGATGCTTTCGGATTAGAAAAAGGATTCATGACTACAATCCACTCATACACTAACGATCAAAATACTTTAGATGCTCCACACAGAAAAGGTGATTTAAGAAGAGCTAGAGCTGCTGCAGCTTCAATCATCCCTAACTCAACTGGTGCTGCTAAAGCAATCGGATTAGTTATCCCAGAATTAGCTGGTAAATTAGATGGAGGAGCTCAAAGAGTTCCATGTATAACTGGTTCATTAACTGAAGTAGTTTGTACATTAGGTAAGAAAGTAACTGTTGATGAAATCAACGCTGTAATGAAAGATGCTGCTACAGAATCTTACGGATACACTGAAGACGAAATCGTATCATGCGATATCATCGGAAGCAGCTTCGGATCATTATTCGATGCAACTCAAACAAGAGTTATGGAAGTTAACGGAGAACAATTAGTTAAAGTTGCTTCTTGGTACGACAACGAAATGTCATACACTAACCAATTAATCAGAACTTTAGGATACTTCGCTAACTTAAAGTAATCTAAACCCTAATTAAACATAAAATGCGCAAATTTATGTTAAAGTAAATAAGTCTGGTTTTGTAGTATAAGGCTATAAAGCCAGACTATTTTAAAATTATCTATAAAAATAATTTTTTGAGGTGAATGTAAATGAATTTCAACAAGAAAACAATCGAAGATATCGATGTAGCAGGAAAAAAAGTATTAGTAAGATGTGACTTCAATGTACCATTAAAAGATGGTGTTATAACTGATGAAAATAGATTAAACGGAGCTCTTCCAACAATCAAATACTTAGTTGAAAAAGGTGCAAAAGTTATCCTTTGCTCTCACTTAGGAAAAGATGCTTCTAAATCATTAGCTCCTGTAGCTGTAAGATTAAGCGAAATGCTTGGAAAAGAAGTAGTTTTTGCTAGAGATGAAGAAGTTGTTGGAGAAAATGCTAAAAAAGCTGTTGCTGATATGAAAGACGGAGACGTTGTATTATTAGAAAACACTAGATGCAGAAAAGAAGAAACTAAGAACATAGCTGAATTCTCTAAAGAATTAGCTTCATTAGCAGATGTATTTGTAAATGATGCATTTGGTACAGCTCACAGAGCTCACTGTTCAACAGTTGGTGTTACTGAATACTTAGATACAGCTGTATGTGGATACTTAATCCAAAAAGAATTAAAATTCTTAGGAAATGCTGTTGAAACTCCAGAAAGACCATTCGTTGCTATATTAGGTGGAGCTAAAGTTTCTGATAAGATTGCTGTTATCAACAACTTATTAGACAAAGTTAACACTATAATCATTGGTGGTGGAATGGCTTATACATTCTTAAAAGCTCAAGGATATGAAATCGGAACTTCATTAGTTGAAGAAGATAGACTTGACTATGCAAAAGAAATGGTTGCTAAAGCTGAAGCTAAGGGTGTTAAATTCTTATTACCAGTAGACCACAGAGTAGCTGCTGAATTTAAAGATGTAGCTGCTACAGTTACTGAAGACCAAAACATTCCTGATGGAAACATGGGATTAGATATCGGACCTAAGACAGAAGCTATATACGCTGATGCTATTAAAGATGCTAAGACTGTTATCTGGAATGGACCAATGGGAGTATTCGAATTCGAAAACTACAATAAGGGTACAATTGCAGTAGCTAAGGCTATGGCAGATGCAGATGCTACAACTATAATCGGTGGTGGAGATAGTGCTGCTGCTGTTAACATATTAGGATTTGGAGATAAGATGACTCACATCTCAACTGGTGGTGGAGCTTCTTTAGAATTCTTAGAAGGTAAAGTATTACCAGGAATAGCTGCATTAAACGACTAATTATAAATTAGATATATTAAAATTAAATATCACAATTAAATAGTGTATGACTATTATTGAAGTTTACAGCTAATATAGTAGAAAGTAATTACAAATATATTTTATAATTGAATATTAATACAGCTTTAAGAATGTTCGACGGGACTTTGTAGAGCTTTAGGCCAAAAGCTTTACCTTGAAATGTATAATTACTTAATTAATAAATATAACTTAATACCATGGTCTATGAAAATAGCAGTAAATAATGAACTTAAGAAAATCTGATCAATTTTCTTAAGTTCATAACATTAAATTGACAATTATCACATGTAAATTGTAATATATACTATTTGATTTTGAGTTTAATTTTCAGAATTGTAAATAAATTTTAATATTATATGAGGTGGATAAAATGAGAAAAGCAATTATCGCTGGAAACTGGAAAATGAATAAAACTGTTGATGAAGCAGTTAAAATGATAGAAGAATTAAAAGCATTAGTTAAGGATGCTACTTGTGATGTAGTAGTATGTCCTACATTTGTATGTTTAGATGCTGTTAAAAAAGCTGTAGCTGGATCAAACATAAAAGTTGCTGCTCAAAACATGCACTTTGAAGAAAGTGGAGCATTTACAGGAGAAGTTGCTCCAGGAATGCTTGAAGCTATGGGAATTGATTATGTTGTTTTAGGACATAGTGAAAGAAGAGAATACTTTAACGAAACTGATGAAGCTTTAAACAAGAAGGTTAAAGCTGCATTTGCTCACAACATAACTCCAATCCTTTGTTGTGGTGAAACTTTAGAACAAAGAGAAAACGGAACAACTAATGCAGTTGTTGGAGCTCAAATAAAAGCTGATTTAGAAGGTTTATCAAAAGACTTAGCAGAAAAAGTTGTTATAGCTTACGAACCAATCTGGGCTATTGGAACTGGTAAGACTGCTACAGACGAACAAGCAAACGAAACTATCAAAGCAATAAGAGGAATCGTAGCTGAAATGTTCGGAAGCGAAGTTGCTGATAAAGTAAGAATCCAATACGGTGGATCTGTTAAACCAGGTACAATCAAAGCTCAAATGGAACAATCAGATATTGACGGAGCTTTAGTTGGTGGAGCTAGTTTAGCTGCTGCAGACTTTGCTGCAATAGTTAATTACTAAGATTAGTGAAAAATACCTATGTTCTACATAGGTATTTTTTATTATGTTAATATATTTTTACAATAAAAAATAATAAAGTATATAAATAATTAAGTTTAAAAATATGTATAGAAGAATTGTTTTATCTACATAAAAAATTGCAGATGAATTAAAATAATAGCAGAAGATTAAAGGAATAAGAGTATTTTGTAAAAGAATACATCAATCTTTCGAAAAGCTATAATAAGTTGCAATAAAGATAAAAAAATAATATAATTAAATGGTTCAAATGTAGAAAAATTTAATTATGAATATATATTATAATTTTAAATAAGAAAACTTGGAGGGATAGGACTATGTCAAAGAAACCAGTTATGTTAATGATATTAGATGGTTTTGGATTAGCACCAAAATCAGAAGGAAATGCTGTAAGTTTAGCAAATAAACCAAACTTCGACAGATTAACAGC
This genomic interval carries:
- a CDS encoding phosphoglycerate kinase, which gives rise to MNFNKKTIEDIDVAGKKVLVRCDFNVPLKDGVITDENRLNGALPTIKYLVEKGAKVILCSHLGKDASKSLAPVAVRLSEMLGKEVVFARDEEVVGENAKKAVADMKDGDVVLLENTRCRKEETKNIAEFSKELASLADVFVNDAFGTAHRAHCSTVGVTEYLDTAVCGYLIQKELKFLGNAVETPERPFVAILGGAKVSDKIAVINNLLDKVNTIIIGGGMAYTFLKAQGYEIGTSLVEEDRLDYAKEMVAKAEAKGVKFLLPVDHRVAAEFKDVAATVTEDQNIPDGNMGLDIGPKTEAIYADAIKDAKTVIWNGPMGVFEFENYNKGTIAVAKAMADADATTIIGGGDSAAAVNILGFGDKMTHISTGGGASLEFLEGKVLPGIAALND
- a CDS encoding sugar-binding transcriptional regulator, with product MTKGVFKLQEILELQKKIVPELVNTLEKRYNVLRTIYHNEPIGRRSLAEKLNTGERTVRTEIGFLKEQELIEINPAGMKVTDDGEEIINKLKDFIHEIKGLSEVEEKIKSLLNLKKVIIVPGDVEENPLVLKDLGKACANYVKDVLEDNSIVALTGGSTLKEVVEAFPKVTNLSNIQVVPARGGMGKNVETQANTLAASLAKKLNGTYKMLHISENLSLDIIDNLLKEEAVKAVIDTIHKADILMYGVGNAVQMARKRGVPEDEIKNLIDNGAVGEAFGCYFSKDSKIISETTAIGIKINNARKIKTHIAVAGGNNKVESIIATEYNDSTGVLVTDEAAANGILEKLQEFSS
- the tpiA gene encoding triose-phosphate isomerase, translated to MRKAIIAGNWKMNKTVDEAVKMIEELKALVKDATCDVVVCPTFVCLDAVKKAVAGSNIKVAAQNMHFEESGAFTGEVAPGMLEAMGIDYVVLGHSERREYFNETDEALNKKVKAAFAHNITPILCCGETLEQRENGTTNAVVGAQIKADLEGLSKDLAEKVVIAYEPIWAIGTGKTATDEQANETIKAIRGIVAEMFGSEVADKVRIQYGGSVKPGTIKAQMEQSDIDGALVGGASLAAADFAAIVNY
- the rpoN gene encoding RNA polymerase factor sigma-54, with the protein product MNLDYSMKMTQQQRMIMTQNMQQSIKLLQMSLHDLREYIDNEYSENPILEINEQSSQSEEIQNNNLIDKYNAEKIAEEMDYDSYKDKPERSYSNEDVSPFNFIEEKKSLKEYLYEQLLESDEEQYTIMIAKYIIESLDGRGYLEISMEELATELRISTDDVEKGLKLVQSLEPYGIGARNIKECLIIQSINLNILDDNIERIILDHLEEVAENKYELIGKALKISPREAQRYGDIIKKLEPKPSRGFYTGEEVSYIIPDAEIKNIDGEFFIIMNEGVLPKLIINKTYRDVLKNGKDTEINSYVKEKINKAMFLIKAIDDRKNTLYKVLECLIDKQKEFFERGYSYIKPLTLREVSSELDVHDSTISRTIKDKYILTSYGTIKIKDLFPSGITNNTLEDLSTVKIKNEIKKIIQEENKSKPLSDQSISLILKENNIKISRRTVAKYREELGIKSSSMRKRL
- the gap gene encoding type I glyceraldehyde-3-phosphate dehydrogenase, which translates into the protein MVNVAINGFGRIGRLALRLMINNPEFNVVAINDLTDAKMLAHLFKYDSAQGRFDGEIEVKEGAFVVNGKEIKVTANSNPAELPWGELNVDIVLECTGFFASKKSASAHITAGAKKVVISAPAGNDLPTVVYNVNHDILKAEDTVISGASCTTNCLAPMAKALNDAFGLEKGFMTTIHSYTNDQNTLDAPHRKGDLRRARAAAASIIPNSTGAAKAIGLVIPELAGKLDGGAQRVPCITGSLTEVVCTLGKKVTVDEINAVMKDAATESYGYTEDEIVSCDIIGSSFGSLFDATQTRVMEVNGEQLVKVASWYDNEMSYTNQLIRTLGYFANLK